In Centropristis striata isolate RG_2023a ecotype Rhode Island chromosome 5, C.striata_1.0, whole genome shotgun sequence, a single genomic region encodes these proteins:
- the adrm1 gene encoding proteasomal ubiquitin receptor ADRM1 isoform X2 translates to MSSGALFPSLVSGSRGSSSKYLVEFRAGKMTLKGNVVTPDKRKGTVYIQQSDDSLIHFCWKDRTSGNVDDDLIIFPDDCEFKKVSQCTTGRVFVLKFKAGSKRLFFWMQEPKSDKDDEYCRKVNEYLNNPPIPGSGGSGGGSGHELSALGGEGGLQNLLGNMSHNQLMQLIGPTGLGGLGLGALAGPGLANLLGSGGPATSSSSSSSRSQSAAATPSSGGAPRLSSSQAPTTPVTPAASTVSPTTVTTSTPAAAQTPLAPASVGSPASHQPIQLSDLQSILATMNVPAAAAAQGAAVDLASVCTPEMMAPILTNAEVQQRLLPFLPSGESLPQSAEEIQNTINSPQFQQSMSMFSSALASGQLGPLMSQFGLPAEAVDAANRGDVEAFARAMQSSKDSKEKKDDDEDMSLD, encoded by the exons ATGTCGTCAGGCGCTCTGTTTCCAAGCTTGGTGAGCGGCTCGAGGGGAAGCTCCAGCAAGTACCTGGTGGAGTTTCGTGCTGGGAAAATGACCTTGAAGGGTAACGTAGTGACACCGGACAAACGCAAGGGCACGGTGTACATCCAGCAGTCTGACGACTCCCTGATCCACTTCTGCTGGAAGGACAGGACATCTGGAAACGTTGATGAT GACTTAATCATCTTCCCTGATGACTGTGAATTCAAGAAGGTGAGCCAGTGCACCACCGGACGCGTCTTTGTGCTGAAGTTCAAGGCTGGATCCAAGAGGCTGTTCTTCTGGATGCAG GAGCCAAAGAGCGACAAGGATGACGAGTACTGTCGTAAGGTGAACGAGTACCTGAACAACCCACCCATCCCCGGATCTGGAGGAAGCGGAGGCGGCAGTGGCCACGAACTCTCTGCTCTCGGAGGAGAAGGAGGCCTTCAGAACCTGCTGGGAAACATGAGCCACAACCAGCTGATGCAGCTGATCGGACCAACTGGACTGGGAGGACTGG GTCTGGGAGCTCTAGCAGGACCTGGACTTGCCAACTTGCTGGGCAGCGGAGGACCAGCcaccagcagctcctcctccag ctcacGTAGCCAGTCAGCAGCTGCCACTCCTTCATCAGGCGGGGCTCCCAGACTGAGCTCCTCTCAGGCCCCCACCACCCCTGTGACTCCTGCTGCCTCCACTGTGTCCCCGACTACTGTCACCACCTCCACACCAG CTGCAGCTCAGACCCCGCTGGCCCCGGCCTCTGTTGGAAGCCCCGCCTCCCACCAGCCCATCCAGCTCAGTGACCTTCAGAGCATCCTCGCCACCATGAACGTCCCCGCGGCGGCAGCTGCTCAGGGAGCAGCAG TGGACCTGGCGAGCGTTTGCACCCCAGAGATGATGGCTCCCATCCTGACCAACGCTGAAGTCCAGCAGAGGCTCCTGCCCTTCCTACCCAGTGGAGAAAGTTTACCTCAGAGCGCTGAGGAGATCCAGAACACGATCAACTCACCTCAGTTCCAGCAG TCCATGAGTATGTTCAGCAGTGCCTTGGCCTCCGGGCAGCTCGGACCCCTCATGAGTCAGTTCGGTCTGCCGGCAGAAGCTGTGGACGCTGCCAACCGAGGAG ATGTGGAGGCGTTTGCTCGAGCCATGCAGAGCAGCAAAGACTCCAAAGAGAAGAAGGACGACGACGAGGACATGAGTCTGGATTAG
- the adrm1 gene encoding proteasomal ubiquitin receptor ADRM1 isoform X1 produces MSSGALFPSLVSGSRGSSSKYLVEFRAGKMTLKGNVVTPDKRKGTVYIQQSDDSLIHFCWKDRTSGNVDDDLIIFPDDCEFKKVSQCTTGRVFVLKFKAGSKRLFFWMQEPKSDKDDEYCRKVNEYLNNPPIPGSGGSGGGSGHELSALGGEGGLQNLLGNMSHNQLMQLIGPTGLGGLGGLGALAGPGLANLLGSGGPATSSSSSSSRSQSAAATPSSGGAPRLSSSQAPTTPVTPAASTVSPTTVTTSTPAAAQTPLAPASVGSPASHQPIQLSDLQSILATMNVPAAAAAQGAAVDLASVCTPEMMAPILTNAEVQQRLLPFLPSGESLPQSAEEIQNTINSPQFQQSMSMFSSALASGQLGPLMSQFGLPAEAVDAANRGDVEAFARAMQSSKDSKEKKDDDEDMSLD; encoded by the exons ATGTCGTCAGGCGCTCTGTTTCCAAGCTTGGTGAGCGGCTCGAGGGGAAGCTCCAGCAAGTACCTGGTGGAGTTTCGTGCTGGGAAAATGACCTTGAAGGGTAACGTAGTGACACCGGACAAACGCAAGGGCACGGTGTACATCCAGCAGTCTGACGACTCCCTGATCCACTTCTGCTGGAAGGACAGGACATCTGGAAACGTTGATGAT GACTTAATCATCTTCCCTGATGACTGTGAATTCAAGAAGGTGAGCCAGTGCACCACCGGACGCGTCTTTGTGCTGAAGTTCAAGGCTGGATCCAAGAGGCTGTTCTTCTGGATGCAG GAGCCAAAGAGCGACAAGGATGACGAGTACTGTCGTAAGGTGAACGAGTACCTGAACAACCCACCCATCCCCGGATCTGGAGGAAGCGGAGGCGGCAGTGGCCACGAACTCTCTGCTCTCGGAGGAGAAGGAGGCCTTCAGAACCTGCTGGGAAACATGAGCCACAACCAGCTGATGCAGCTGATCGGACCAACTGGACTGGGAGGACTGG GAGGTCTGGGAGCTCTAGCAGGACCTGGACTTGCCAACTTGCTGGGCAGCGGAGGACCAGCcaccagcagctcctcctccag ctcacGTAGCCAGTCAGCAGCTGCCACTCCTTCATCAGGCGGGGCTCCCAGACTGAGCTCCTCTCAGGCCCCCACCACCCCTGTGACTCCTGCTGCCTCCACTGTGTCCCCGACTACTGTCACCACCTCCACACCAG CTGCAGCTCAGACCCCGCTGGCCCCGGCCTCTGTTGGAAGCCCCGCCTCCCACCAGCCCATCCAGCTCAGTGACCTTCAGAGCATCCTCGCCACCATGAACGTCCCCGCGGCGGCAGCTGCTCAGGGAGCAGCAG TGGACCTGGCGAGCGTTTGCACCCCAGAGATGATGGCTCCCATCCTGACCAACGCTGAAGTCCAGCAGAGGCTCCTGCCCTTCCTACCCAGTGGAGAAAGTTTACCTCAGAGCGCTGAGGAGATCCAGAACACGATCAACTCACCTCAGTTCCAGCAG TCCATGAGTATGTTCAGCAGTGCCTTGGCCTCCGGGCAGCTCGGACCCCTCATGAGTCAGTTCGGTCTGCCGGCAGAAGCTGTGGACGCTGCCAACCGAGGAG ATGTGGAGGCGTTTGCTCGAGCCATGCAGAGCAGCAAAGACTCCAAAGAGAAGAAGGACGACGACGAGGACATGAGTCTGGATTAG